From a single Streptomyces sp. 1331.2 genomic region:
- a CDS encoding DUF6542 domain-containing protein yields the protein MRRRQQVRRRGGLLAALAAVGLPVLGGVADELGGPGVGVLFAAGSVLGTAAAAALCSRPGRWWVVTAAPVVVLLAASGVEYAARPAEYQGKNLGTGALRWVVGAFPVMAAAVGVALAVVVGRAVADRRRAGAERRRAGCGRRRSGGADAPSGRGRRG from the coding sequence GTGCGCCGTAGGCAGCAGGTGCGCCGGCGCGGCGGGCTGCTGGCGGCGCTCGCGGCGGTCGGCCTGCCCGTCCTGGGCGGCGTCGCGGACGAGTTGGGCGGGCCAGGCGTCGGCGTCCTGTTCGCGGCGGGCTCGGTGCTCGGCACGGCGGCCGCGGCGGCGCTGTGCAGCCGGCCGGGCCGTTGGTGGGTGGTGACGGCGGCTCCGGTGGTGGTGCTGCTCGCCGCGTCCGGCGTCGAGTACGCGGCGCGCCCGGCGGAGTACCAGGGCAAGAACCTCGGCACCGGGGCGCTGCGCTGGGTGGTCGGTGCGTTCCCGGTGATGGCCGCCGCGGTGGGAGTGGCGCTGGCGGTGGTCGTGGGCCGGGCGGTGGCCGACCGTCGACGGGCCGGGGCCGAGCGACGGCGGGCCGGCTGCGGGCGGCGACGGTCCGGCGGTGCGGACGCCCCGAGCGGAAGGGGGCGCCGTGGCTGA